In the genome of Chaetodon trifascialis isolate fChaTrf1 chromosome 21, fChaTrf1.hap1, whole genome shotgun sequence, the window CTGTTGATCAGGATGACCTTGACCAGTGAGCTTGTTGCAATGAGAGTCAAGATCTAATACTgaatacacatttaaaacaattatACTCTAAAGGAATAGTcacacattttgggaaatatgcttattcgctttcttggCAAGAGTTGGATGAGAGGACTGACTCCTCCTGCTCATCTGGACGGTTAATATGCTGCCGGTTATCTCatcttagcattaagactggaaacaaagaggaacagctagcctggctctgtccaaaagtaaaaaaaaaatccacctttcagcagctttaaactcactaattaacatgtttatATCTCATTTCTCATTAATCtggacaaaaaccaaagtgtaaaatatgtttttgcaaTTTTTATACTTTGGTTTTTTGTGAACAAGTGAACtataacatgttaatttgtCAGCTTTAAAAGTCGcagtttttgtttcctttgtccAGATCTAGGTGAGCTGTttcccccatttccagtctttatgctaagctaagctaacttgcTGCTGACTCCAGCTACAGATTAATTGTGCAGACATCACAGTGGCATTTGTTTTCTTATCTGAAAGCAAATAGGGGTATTTCCAAAAATGATCTCTTTAAAACGGGTGATTCAACTCAATGCCCATGATTTGGTTACATCTTTACGGATTGTACCAAGTGTGGCCGGGGTAAAAATCACGCGTATCGTGCTGCTCACCAGGACAGGGGTTGGTGCACCTTTACTGTATTTGCCCctctttcacacaaacactaatctcatctctcctccattACCTTCTTCAGGCAGTCCACTATGTCCTCACCACTAACCCAAGGGACAATGTTTGCCTTGAACATGGCTGCCTGGGACTGCAGCAGCCTGTGCATGGGGAAGTCCCTCCTGGGGAAGGCTGTGTCCTGGGGCCCCAGAGCCAGAGAGGGACAGATATCATTGGCCCCATCTCCGATATAGAATACCCTCTGGAAGGGAGCACCACTGCGCTCCTTTTGCCGGCCTGCCAGATACTCCCGAAGGATCGCCTGCTTGCACATGTTGTCAGGACAACCAGAGCACGAATGGGAATGGAAAGGAAGCAGCACGAGCCGGCCTGTCGCATCAAAACTGGCCGGGTTCGTGAAAATCTTCCGGAAAAGGTGACGCACCCCTGCGTGCTCCAGCCACGTTTCGATGAAGTACGTGTTGGCGTCGGAGACCACTGCCAGCTCAAAGTCCTGCTGGTGGCTCTGCAGATACTGGAAGAGGTTCAGGAGGCCGGGTGTGGGTGGGATCTTCTCCACTGCTGATTGGATGGAGCCCTTTGACACGCCCTGCTCCGCCATATAAAGCAAGACCTTCTGCATGTGCTCATTGTAGTGCCCCTCCCTGTAGCTATTTTTCAGCCAGTCGGGAAGCTGTTGGCCGGGCAGCGCACGCACCACAGCGTCATCGCTGCTCTCATTGATGATGGTCTCATCAAAGTCGAACAGCACCAAGAAGCGCGGCTGCGGCGGCGCTGCGCGTGATAGGTTCGATGGAGCTGTCATCTTCAGTATGTGGAGGAAAGGGTGAGTGGTTCCTCTCTAAGaaaagaagaatgaaaaatTGTCAGtaggtttttttctttctttgtcacgAGGAgttctctgctgttttatgaCATCTTactctaaaaataaaatgtcaatgGCAGGATGCCAGTTTGACATCACACTGTGTCCAGGGTTCAATTAAGCCACAGCACTGAACCGCACAGGGCTGAGGAAACATCAGAATGCATAAATACTCTTAATTAGGCCATAAGCTGTTGGGGAAACATATGTTTACAAGAAGACAGGAAGGGAGCGGTTTAAATTAAACATCACACAAACAGGATGCTCATcacactgctgaaaacagcctCGAAGGAACTCATGTTCATTTTCCAGAAAAGGCAAAAACTGTCTTTGTTTGAATCACTATGGCCGCCTTTCATATGCAACACAGTCAGGCACTTCCTAATCTCACGGCAGCTTTCCACACAGACATTCTTTCATTCCTTTAGGATAGAAGGGAAAACAAACTCAGTCAGATGTGAATTAATGCATGCCAGATCTCAGACCAGAGCCGATTCCATATTTACATAGCTGATGTATTTCTAGCACAGGGCTTCCAGTGTTGCAGGCATGTGGTAACTTGAGTGAAAAGCGTTACAGCATACCTTTACCATATGTGGAACATATATGAGCATATAAGTGGTTTTGACAAACCAGCAGTAGTGAGACGTAAAACAGGAAGTCTAGTTAAATATTGTAAAGTATTacttttgtttgtatttgcatgttATGCTAGTCTGCACTTACTATGAGATGACAGCTAACCACGATTTGACAACTAACCATCAATTTGCTCAAAATCGAGTCAAGACCAGAGTTTTTGACATCTTTTCATCATGTGAACATTATTCCCCCATTAAAATTTGTAATGTGGGGGTGAAGAAATGTGCAAGAAAATTAAGCCAATGcggtgccaaaaactgcagttccttgaatggccacttgaggctggctccaaaagctAGTCAGTCCCCCAATTGTCAGCTCTCCTACATGAGGCAATGAGAATGAACTGGGTTGGTGCGTGGTGGTTGATTAGTGCTTCCACTCTTTGGAAAAGGCTTAGCTGTAAGAAACATCTCATGATGGTTAGAGGCAAAGAGCTTTCCCAAGACCTTTGCATCAGCATTTTTTAAGCAACAATGGAGGGAAATAAAGGTGTTGGAAGGCCCAGTCAAGCAGCAGACTTAAACCCAATGGAACAGGAGCCTGATCTTCAAGGTTTAAAGATGGTCCGTGACCACTGTAAGAGGTTAGGGTCTGCATACAGGAAGCGTCTTGAAGCTGTCATTGCAAACGAAGACTTCTCCACCAAGtattaaatacatttcagtgAACCTGTTCCACACTTTTTTCCTGCATCGTCCCACTTTATTGCACATAACGTTTTCAATGGACTGGAAAATTGCAATTTCTTTAGCTGTACAGTTTCGCAGAGTTCATACCAACGTCTGGTCTCAATTTCATGTGAATAGCTGCATTGACAGTCCAGCTATATGGCACAAACTGGCAACAATGCGCAGCTATATTCAGAGTAATCCAATGCAATGTGTTAATAATGGAGAAAGAACATGCACTGCATACCCTGATGAGTTGAAGATTATGATCTAAGAAGGTCATGTGCCAGAATATCCATGCCCAGTATTTAACTGGCAGCTGGCACAGCCTGTATGCAAAGTCTACTGTTATTGTGGCAGAAGACATTGCTTTAATATTATCAATAGCCTGGAATGAAACTTGGCGCCATATGATTAAACTGACCAAAAACCACTTTGAATAGAATATGTCCATTTTTATGCAGTtcttacattttaaaatgttacatttaaaatagcaaaaaatCTGCAGTCCACTCTAAATTATATGTTTTAATAGAATACCCTGGGTTTGCGGGAAACCTTGGCCTGCCGGGACATGACGAAATGCTTACATACCGTTTTCCACCACAGCTGACTGTGTAATAACATCAGACCAGCGGGTTTGGTGCCCAGTCATCTAAATGTCCTGCAACCTGCAGGTTGGCTGCAGCGACGCATTGTGCCAAGCGAGCGTCCGCCTGCTCTCCCTCAGCAGCTCCATTATTAATAGGGCATATTTACACACTAAGCTGTCTAATTTTAACCCTGGAGCGCTATTCCTGTATGGGAGGTTACCGCTGAAAGTCATTAGCGCGGCTCTGTCAGGAGTCATTAGGCTGACCGGGTCTGTCCGAGCGGCGTAGATTTGAAGGCAAATTCAAACAGTaaaattacacacaaacactctgaaaAGGAAAACCCTGAGCGGAATAAGACAGAAAATCAGGCCTACCGGGGGTGGGCATATAAGCAGGGATGGTAGACGAGGTACCCGGCTCCGGCGACCGCATCCCAGTGACACGGCAGGATTTTTTAAAGGAGACTCccgcagcagcacagagggtATTCCCATTTAAAGCCGTTGCGTCAAGTCAGAAAGCGTGAGCACAGAACTTCCGCCGAAGCCTTTCAGATTAAAAGGCTCCAGAGAATACCGCTCTTTTGGTCGTTTTAAAAATGGCACAA includes:
- the LOC139349249 gene encoding probable phosphatase phospho1 isoform X2 yields the protein MTAPSNLSRAAPPQPRFLVLFDFDETIINESSDDAVVRALPGQQLPDWLKNSYREGHYNEHMQKVLLYMAEQGVSKGSIQSAVEKIPPTPGLLNLFQYLQSHQQDFELAVVSDANTYFIETWLEHAGVRHLFRKIFTNPASFDATGRLVLLPFHSHSCSGCPDNMCKQAILREYLAGRQKERSGAPFQRVFYIGDGANDICPSLALGPQDTAFPRRDFPMHRLLQSQAAMFKANIVPWVSGEDIVDCLKKVMEER
- the LOC139349249 gene encoding probable phosphatase phospho1 isoform X1, coding for MRSPEPGTSSTIPAYMPTPGTTHPFLHILKMTAPSNLSRAAPPQPRFLVLFDFDETIINESSDDAVVRALPGQQLPDWLKNSYREGHYNEHMQKVLLYMAEQGVSKGSIQSAVEKIPPTPGLLNLFQYLQSHQQDFELAVVSDANTYFIETWLEHAGVRHLFRKIFTNPASFDATGRLVLLPFHSHSCSGCPDNMCKQAILREYLAGRQKERSGAPFQRVFYIGDGANDICPSLALGPQDTAFPRRDFPMHRLLQSQAAMFKANIVPWVSGEDIVDCLKKVMEER